In a single window of the Kiloniellales bacterium genome:
- a CDS encoding fumarylacetoacetate hydrolase family protein, which translates to MKLLRYGPKGQEKPGLLDAQGGIRDLSGQVDDIAGEVLSDAGLDKLRALDPESLPLVPGEPRIGPCVGRIGKLVCIGLNYRDHAEESGQPVPEEPVIFMKATSSLSGPDDPVVLPRGSEKTDWEVELAFVIGKEARYVEQADWADYVAGYCVCNDVSERAFQLESTGQWVKGKSADSFAPLGPWMVTRDEIPDPQALDVWLDVDGTRRQSGNTRTMIFPVAELLAYVSRFMSLQPGDVISTGTPPGVGLGHKPPIFLAPGQVMTLGIEGLGAQRQEVVASE; encoded by the coding sequence ATGAAGCTGTTGCGTTATGGTCCGAAGGGGCAGGAGAAGCCCGGTCTTCTGGATGCCCAGGGCGGCATACGGGATCTGTCAGGCCAGGTCGACGACATCGCGGGCGAGGTCCTGAGCGATGCCGGGCTGGATAAGCTACGCGCGCTCGATCCCGAAAGCCTGCCGCTGGTTCCGGGCGAGCCGCGCATCGGGCCCTGCGTGGGGCGGATCGGCAAGCTGGTCTGCATCGGGCTCAACTACCGCGACCACGCCGAGGAGTCAGGCCAGCCGGTCCCCGAGGAGCCGGTGATCTTCATGAAGGCGACTTCTTCGCTTTCTGGGCCGGACGACCCGGTGGTCCTCCCGCGCGGCTCCGAGAAGACCGACTGGGAGGTCGAGCTGGCCTTCGTCATCGGCAAGGAGGCGCGCTACGTCGAGCAGGCCGACTGGGCCGACTACGTCGCCGGCTACTGCGTCTGCAACGACGTCTCGGAGCGGGCCTTCCAGCTCGAGAGCACCGGGCAGTGGGTCAAGGGCAAGAGCGCCGACAGCTTCGCACCGCTCGGTCCCTGGATGGTGACCCGCGACGAGATCCCCGATCCCCAGGCGCTCGACGTCTGGCTGGACGTTGACGGCACCCGGCGCCAAAGCGGCAACACCCGGACCATGATCTTCCCGGTTGCCGAACTGCTCGCCTATGTATCCCGCTTCATGAGCCTGCAGCCGGGCGACGTGATCTCGACCGGTACGCCGCCGGGCGTCGGCCTCGGGCACAAGCCGCCGATCTTCCTGGCGCCCGGCCAGGTCATGACCCTGGGCATCGAAGGCCTGGGCGCCCAGCGGCAGGAGGTCGTGGCGTCGGAGTGA
- a CDS encoding NAD(P)-dependent oxidoreductase produces the protein MARQGAAKGPAKKAAAKKPAANTAPAKKERVGFIGVGLMGHGMAKNIVEKGYPLTVMGHRNKKPVRDLVKRGAVEARSPAEMARRSDVIFLCVTSSVQVEDLMRRKDGLLAGASKGLILVDCSTSDPNSTLALAEELKAKGIKLIDAPLGRTPKEAEEGRLNAFVGADKATLKALMPLLQTWAENIIHVGPVGTGHKMKLINNFVAMTYAALYAEAFTACKKTGVSIQTFHDVIAAGGLNNIFFQNYCKWVLGRDPKAHEFTIRNCAKDMGYYNNMADAVGLTTIIGAAAKQSYTLAMTQGAGDKYMPMMADAIGAVNGVKFGK, from the coding sequence ATGGCGAGACAAGGAGCGGCCAAGGGGCCGGCAAAGAAGGCCGCGGCCAAGAAACCGGCGGCCAATACGGCGCCGGCGAAGAAGGAACGGGTGGGCTTCATCGGCGTGGGCCTGATGGGCCACGGCATGGCCAAGAACATCGTCGAAAAGGGCTACCCTCTGACCGTCATGGGCCACCGCAACAAGAAGCCGGTCCGGGACTTGGTCAAGCGCGGCGCCGTGGAGGCCAGGAGCCCGGCCGAGATGGCCCGGCGCAGCGACGTGATCTTCCTCTGCGTCACCTCCTCGGTGCAGGTCGAGGACCTGATGCGGCGCAAGGACGGGCTCCTCGCCGGCGCGAGCAAGGGCCTGATCCTGGTCGACTGCTCGACCTCGGACCCCAACTCGACCCTGGCCTTGGCCGAGGAGCTCAAGGCCAAGGGCATCAAGCTGATCGACGCGCCGCTGGGCCGCACGCCCAAGGAGGCGGAGGAGGGCCGGCTCAACGCCTTCGTCGGCGCCGACAAGGCGACCCTCAAGGCCCTGATGCCGCTGCTCCAGACCTGGGCGGAGAACATCATCCACGTCGGCCCGGTCGGCACCGGTCACAAGATGAAGCTGATCAACAACTTCGTCGCCATGACCTATGCCGCGCTCTATGCCGAGGCCTTCACCGCCTGCAAGAAGACCGGGGTCAGCATCCAGACCTTCCACGACGTCATCGCCGCCGGCGGCCTCAACAACATCTTCTTTCAGAACTACTGCAAGTGGGTGCTGGGCCGCGATCCCAAGGCGCACGAGTTCACCATCCGCAACTGCGCCAAGGACATGGGCTACTACAACAACATGGCCGACGCGGTCGGGCTGACCACCATCATCGGCGCCGCCGCCAAGCAGAGCTACACCCTGGCCATGACCCAGGGCGCCGGCGACAAGTACATGCCGATGATGGCCGACGCGATCGGCGCGGTGAACGGGGTCAAGTTCGGGAAATAG